In the genome of Candoia aspera isolate rCanAsp1 chromosome 1, rCanAsp1.hap2, whole genome shotgun sequence, one region contains:
- the CIB4 gene encoding calcium and integrin-binding family member 4 translates to MSSSSISTQMNPFRDRICKVFSTDGYFTFEDILGMASVFSYLACPTLKSEYAFRIYDFNNDGFIDEEDLQNVIRRLVHKNNLSEEQIVSLANHILEEADLDNDRMLSLAEFEHAMIKSPDFLQ, encoded by the exons ATGTCAAGTTCTTCTATTTCCACCCAGATGAATCCATTCAGGGACAGGATCTGCAAGGTCTTCTCCACAGATGGCTACTTTACATTTGAGGACATCCTTGGGATGGCATCTGTTTTCAGTTATCTGGCATGTCCCACCCTTAAGAGTGAATATGCTTTTCGGATTTATG ATTTCAACAATGATGGTTTTATTGATGAGGAAGATCTCCAAAATGTCATCCGCAGATTAGTCCACAAGAATAATCTCAGTGAGGAACAGATTGTGTCTCTGGCAAATCAT ATTTTGGAGGAAGCTGACTTGGATAATGACAGAATGCTCTCTCTAGCAGAATTTGAACATGCCATGATAAAGTCTCCAGACTTCCTACAGTAA